A window of Microbacterium luteolum contains these coding sequences:
- a CDS encoding MIP/aquaporin family protein, whose translation MADVNLGLYFLSELVGTAMLILLGCGVVANVALAKNKGFAGGFLMVNWGWGLAVFAGVLVSAYSGAILNPAVGIGLLVAGKISFVMFLTATGAELLGAIIGAILVWLAYKQHFDEEPEAANKLGVFSTGPAIRSYGWNLITEIIGTFVLVFVIFAFADYGDIEVGTPGGLGPLTALPVALLVVAIGASLGGPTGYAINPARDLGPRIAHAILPIKGKGSSDWSYSWVPVVGPLIGGVIAALAAPALLGLAG comes from the coding sequence ATGGCTGATGTGAATCTCGGTCTCTACTTCCTGTCGGAGCTCGTCGGCACAGCGATGCTGATCCTCCTGGGTTGTGGTGTCGTCGCCAACGTCGCTCTCGCGAAGAACAAGGGCTTCGCCGGCGGCTTCCTGATGGTCAACTGGGGATGGGGCCTCGCCGTCTTCGCCGGTGTGCTCGTCTCCGCGTACTCCGGTGCGATCCTCAACCCCGCCGTCGGCATCGGCCTCCTGGTCGCCGGCAAGATCTCCTTCGTGATGTTCCTCACCGCCACCGGTGCGGAACTGCTCGGAGCGATCATCGGTGCGATCCTCGTGTGGCTCGCCTACAAGCAGCACTTCGACGAGGAGCCGGAGGCCGCCAACAAGCTCGGCGTCTTCTCGACCGGCCCCGCGATCCGCTCCTACGGCTGGAACCTCATCACGGAGATCATCGGCACGTTCGTGCTGGTGTTCGTCATCTTCGCGTTCGCCGACTACGGCGACATCGAGGTCGGCACGCCCGGAGGCCTCGGACCGCTCACGGCCCTTCCTGTCGCGCTGCTCGTGGTCGCGATCGGCGCCTCGCTCGGTGGACCGACCGGTTACGCGATCAACCCGGCCCGTGACCTCGGCCCGCGTATCGCGCACGCCATCCTGCCCATCAAGGGCAAGGGCTCCAGCGACTGGTCCTACTCGTGGGTCCCCGTCGTCGGCCCGCTCATCGGTGGTGTCATCGCCGCCCTCGCCGCACCCGCGCTGCTCGGCCTCGCCGGCTGA
- a CDS encoding histidine phosphatase family protein, with product MIPQDRHVPERVFLARHGQTTWNLEHRLQGQLDSPLTDDGVAQAESMARRLVGSGIGTVCSSPLGRALRTARIIAESLGAAVVEVPELAELDHGELAGMTWEEVDEQYPTAREERADNRWGWAFPGGESYAQARARARKALSTCGWASDGIPLLVSHEMIGRMLRAELRGLDPSGALALRHPPGVIFEIERGAERVL from the coding sequence ATGATTCCGCAGGACCGCCACGTGCCGGAGCGTGTCTTCCTGGCGCGGCACGGCCAGACCACCTGGAATCTCGAACATCGCCTGCAGGGACAGCTCGACTCCCCTCTCACCGATGACGGCGTCGCTCAGGCCGAATCCATGGCGCGACGTCTGGTCGGTTCGGGCATCGGCACCGTGTGCTCGAGCCCGCTCGGACGAGCGCTGCGCACCGCCCGGATCATCGCCGAGAGCCTCGGCGCCGCGGTCGTCGAAGTACCGGAACTGGCGGAGCTCGATCACGGGGAGCTCGCCGGCATGACCTGGGAGGAGGTCGACGAGCAGTATCCGACCGCGCGCGAGGAGCGCGCTGACAACCGCTGGGGGTGGGCGTTCCCCGGAGGCGAGAGCTATGCCCAGGCGCGCGCCAGGGCACGGAAGGCGCTCAGCACCTGCGGATGGGCGTCGGACGGCATCCCGCTGCTGGTGAGTCACGAGATGATCGGGCGGATGCTGCGCGCCGAGCTGCGAGGCCTCGATCCGAGCGGCGCGCTGGCGCTGCGGCATCCGCCCGGAGTGATCTTCGAGATCGAGCGCGGCGCGGAACGAGTGCTCTGA
- a CDS encoding RNA-binding protein, translating into MLAAALEHIVKGIVDHPEDVRINESTSPRGDLLEVRVHPDDRGRVIGRGGRTAKALRTLVSALADGRRVRVDVADD; encoded by the coding sequence GTGCTCGCCGCCGCGCTCGAACACATCGTCAAGGGGATCGTCGATCACCCGGAGGATGTCCGCATCAACGAATCCACGTCGCCGCGAGGCGACCTCCTCGAGGTGCGCGTGCACCCCGATGACCGTGGACGCGTGATCGGGCGCGGCGGCCGCACGGCCAAGGCCCTTCGCACCCTCGTCAGCGCTCTGGCCGACGGGCGCCGGGTCCGCGTCGACGTCGCGGACGACTGA
- the rimM gene encoding ribosome maturation factor RimM (Essential for efficient processing of 16S rRNA), translated as MVSKDRNQGKNQLRVGRLVKAHGLKGALKLELYTDNPERRFVPGAAFTVQVPEASPWHGKDITVREYRVMNGNPVVFFDDVDDREGAESLVKAILWIDQDDDEVEDDAWFDHQLVGLDVVREDVVVGRVSRVEHFPAQDLLIVKSGDKEVMVPFVAAIVPTVDVANGRVIVTPPPGLFEELPDAEPEDASDADASE; from the coding sequence GTGGTGTCGAAGGACCGCAACCAGGGCAAGAACCAGCTGCGCGTCGGGCGTCTCGTCAAGGCCCATGGCCTCAAGGGCGCCCTGAAGCTGGAGCTGTACACGGACAATCCGGAGCGACGTTTCGTCCCCGGAGCCGCGTTCACGGTGCAGGTGCCTGAGGCATCTCCGTGGCACGGCAAGGACATCACCGTCCGCGAATATCGCGTGATGAACGGCAACCCCGTCGTCTTCTTCGACGACGTCGACGACCGCGAAGGTGCCGAGAGCCTGGTCAAGGCGATCCTCTGGATCGATCAGGATGACGACGAGGTCGAGGACGACGCCTGGTTCGATCACCAGCTCGTCGGGCTCGACGTGGTCCGCGAGGACGTCGTCGTGGGGCGTGTCTCGCGCGTCGAGCACTTCCCGGCCCAGGATCTCCTCATCGTGAAGTCCGGCGACAAGGAGGTCATGGTCCCGTTCGTCGCGGCGATCGTGCCGACCGTCGACGTCGCCAACGGCCGCGTCATCGTCACGCCGCCTCCCGGGCTCTTCGAGGAGCTGCCGGATGCCGAGCCGGAAGACGCCTCGGACGCCGACGCGTCCGAGTGA
- a CDS encoding class I SAM-dependent methyltransferase, with translation MAVDALARSFESIGDDYDRYRPGFPDRAAAIIIPERVEVVLDLGAGTGKFTELLPVRATRVVAVEPSDRMLAVLRSKLPRVEAHIGTAEEIPAADATIDVVTVAQAFHWFDREGACAEIARVLVPGGTLGLLWNHSDPGCEWDRACHRIAHPAVGESDATTDTADEELPGFEFVRREEVRWTETVSREHYLRRWGTVSSFLVADDVERARMIAAVEQVLDDAPATRGRTAFDVPQVTDAFVYRLAAPV, from the coding sequence ATGGCCGTCGACGCACTCGCCCGCTCCTTCGAAAGCATCGGAGACGACTACGACCGCTACCGACCGGGGTTCCCCGATCGTGCGGCGGCCATCATCATCCCAGAGCGAGTCGAGGTCGTGCTCGATCTGGGCGCAGGAACCGGCAAGTTCACCGAGCTCCTTCCGGTTCGCGCGACGCGGGTCGTCGCCGTCGAGCCGTCGGACCGGATGCTCGCGGTGCTCCGGAGCAAGCTGCCTCGGGTCGAGGCGCACATCGGCACAGCGGAGGAGATTCCCGCTGCCGACGCCACGATCGACGTGGTGACGGTCGCCCAGGCCTTCCACTGGTTCGACCGGGAAGGCGCCTGCGCCGAGATCGCGCGTGTGCTCGTGCCGGGAGGGACGCTCGGGCTCCTCTGGAACCATTCCGACCCCGGGTGCGAGTGGGATCGCGCGTGCCACCGCATCGCGCACCCCGCGGTCGGCGAATCCGATGCGACGACGGACACCGCGGACGAGGAGCTTCCGGGGTTCGAGTTCGTGCGGCGTGAGGAGGTGCGCTGGACGGAGACGGTTTCCCGCGAGCACTACCTGCGGCGCTGGGGGACCGTGAGCAGCTTCCTCGTCGCCGATGACGTCGAGCGAGCACGCATGATCGCCGCGGTCGAACAGGTCCTGGACGACGCGCCTGCCACGCGCGGTCGAACGGCGTTCGATGTTCCCCAGGTGACCGACGCGTTCGTCTACCGCCTCGCTGCTCCGGTCTGA
- a CDS encoding sugar-binding transcriptional regulator: MSGPGAQSRDAKLIAALTAAQLYYMQDKTMEVIAQELHTSRSSVSRLLSFARESGLVDIRINSPLERLGMLEQRIRDRYRVAAHVVPMPEIVSEVERLERVALTAGRLLSQFVDSNMIIGVAWGSTISAVSRGLTQKETHNTTFVQLNGAGNTQTSGVEYSSDILQRFGSAFGAQVQQFPVPAFFDDPATREAMWRERSTRRVLDLQAKMDIAVFSLGSPAAEVPSRVYVGGYLGREDYRSLREDHAIGDVATVFFRADGTWRDIRVNARATGPGLDRLRRVPRRVCVVSGIPKLVSLHAAIAAELITDVVLDEGLARRLLED; encoded by the coding sequence ATGTCAGGTCCCGGAGCGCAATCACGCGACGCGAAGCTGATCGCGGCGCTCACCGCTGCGCAGCTCTACTACATGCAGGACAAGACGATGGAGGTCATCGCGCAGGAGCTGCACACATCGCGCTCCTCGGTCTCGCGTCTGCTGAGCTTCGCCAGGGAGAGCGGGCTGGTCGACATCCGCATCAACTCACCGCTGGAACGGCTCGGCATGCTGGAGCAGCGCATCCGCGACCGCTACCGCGTCGCCGCTCACGTGGTCCCGATGCCGGAGATCGTCAGCGAGGTCGAGCGCCTGGAGCGAGTCGCGCTGACCGCAGGACGCCTTCTGTCGCAGTTCGTCGACTCCAACATGATCATCGGCGTCGCCTGGGGTTCCACGATCAGCGCGGTCAGCCGCGGGCTCACGCAGAAGGAGACGCACAACACGACGTTCGTGCAGCTCAACGGGGCGGGCAACACGCAGACCAGTGGCGTGGAGTACTCCAGCGACATCCTGCAGCGCTTCGGCAGCGCCTTCGGCGCCCAGGTGCAGCAGTTCCCGGTGCCGGCCTTCTTCGACGATCCGGCGACTCGTGAGGCGATGTGGCGGGAGCGCAGCACGCGGCGCGTCCTCGACCTCCAGGCGAAGATGGACATCGCCGTGTTCAGCCTCGGCTCGCCGGCGGCCGAGGTCCCGAGCCGCGTGTACGTCGGCGGCTATCTCGGCCGCGAGGACTACCGGAGCCTCCGCGAGGATCACGCGATCGGCGACGTCGCGACGGTCTTCTTCCGCGCCGACGGCACATGGCGGGACATCCGTGTCAACGCGCGGGCGACGGGACCCGGGCTCGACCGCCTCCGTCGCGTACCGCGGCGGGTCTGCGTGGTCTCCGGCATCCCGAAGCTCGTCAGCCTGCACGCCGCGATCGCGGCCGAGCTCATCACCGACGTCGTCCTGGACGAGGGGCTGGCGCGCCGGCTCCTCGAGGACTGA
- a CDS encoding glycerol-3-phosphate dehydrogenase/oxidase, producing the protein MNDSTHSSAERAEVRDIRESGRTSVLVIGGGINGISTFRDLALQGVDVLLVERGDFASGASAASSHMIHGGIRYLENGEFRLVRESVQERNGLLKIAPHYVKPLQTTIPIYSTFSGILSAPLRFLTHKSGKPQERGAFLIKVGLTIYDTFSRDGGMVPRHRFLGRKKSLAELPSLDPNIKYTATYYDASMHDPERLALDVLQDGLAAHPGAHALNYVEAIARDGDTVVLRDRESGTEFSVKADVVVNASGPWTDLTNDALGVDSRFMGGTKGSHIVLEHPELLEATQGREIFFEHSDGRIVLIYPLKGRVLVGTTDIDADPREVAVCTDEEVDYFFELVHHVFPSIPVSRDQIVYKFSGIRPLPRHEDTAPGFVSRDYRVEVDDKGSVPLVSLVGGKWTTFRALGESLSDIVLGLIDRTRTVSTAGRAIGGGRDFPRTEKAKRIWIQENLPGAGPRAERLLARYGTRAAQVWAYVEQGADAPLAGGDLSTRELEWMVEHEMVTRLEDVILRRTSIAFIGNADADVLDEIADALVPLLGWDRARHDAELEQTRVLLNERHGLHISSRARG; encoded by the coding sequence ATGAACGATTCGACACACTCATCGGCGGAGCGGGCCGAGGTCCGCGACATCCGCGAATCCGGCAGGACGAGCGTCCTCGTCATCGGCGGCGGGATCAATGGCATCTCGACGTTCCGGGACCTGGCCCTTCAGGGTGTGGATGTGCTCCTCGTCGAACGCGGCGACTTCGCGTCGGGTGCTTCGGCGGCGTCGAGCCACATGATCCACGGCGGCATCCGCTATCTGGAGAACGGCGAGTTCCGCCTCGTCCGTGAGTCGGTCCAGGAGCGCAACGGCCTCCTGAAGATCGCCCCGCACTACGTCAAGCCCCTGCAGACGACGATCCCGATCTACTCCACGTTCTCCGGCATCCTCTCCGCTCCCCTGCGCTTCCTCACGCACAAGAGCGGCAAGCCGCAGGAGCGCGGCGCGTTCCTGATCAAGGTCGGCCTGACGATCTACGACACGTTCTCTCGCGACGGCGGCATGGTGCCGCGCCACCGCTTCCTCGGACGCAAGAAGTCCCTCGCCGAGCTCCCCTCGCTCGACCCGAACATCAAGTACACCGCCACGTACTACGACGCGTCGATGCACGACCCGGAGCGTCTCGCGCTCGACGTCCTGCAGGACGGCCTCGCCGCGCACCCGGGAGCGCACGCGCTCAACTACGTCGAGGCCATCGCGCGCGACGGCGACACCGTTGTGCTCCGCGATCGTGAGAGCGGCACGGAATTCTCCGTGAAGGCCGACGTGGTCGTGAACGCATCCGGCCCCTGGACCGACCTGACCAACGACGCGCTGGGCGTCGACAGCCGGTTCATGGGCGGCACGAAGGGCTCGCACATCGTGCTCGAACACCCGGAACTGCTCGAGGCGACGCAGGGCCGTGAGATCTTCTTCGAGCACTCCGATGGACGCATCGTCCTCATCTACCCGCTCAAGGGACGGGTCCTCGTCGGCACGACCGACATCGACGCCGACCCGCGCGAAGTGGCTGTCTGCACCGACGAAGAGGTCGACTACTTCTTCGAGCTTGTCCACCACGTCTTCCCGAGCATCCCGGTCTCGCGCGATCAGATCGTGTACAAGTTCTCGGGCATCCGGCCCCTGCCGCGGCACGAGGACACCGCTCCCGGTTTCGTGTCGCGCGACTATCGCGTCGAGGTCGACGACAAGGGTTCCGTGCCGCTCGTCAGCCTCGTCGGCGGCAAGTGGACGACGTTCCGCGCCCTGGGCGAATCGCTCTCCGACATCGTCCTCGGCCTCATCGACCGCACCCGCACCGTCTCGACGGCCGGACGCGCCATCGGCGGCGGACGCGACTTCCCGCGCACCGAGAAGGCCAAGCGCATCTGGATCCAGGAGAACCTCCCGGGTGCAGGTCCGCGCGCCGAGCGTCTCCTCGCCCGATACGGCACGCGCGCCGCACAGGTCTGGGCGTACGTCGAGCAGGGTGCGGATGCACCGCTGGCCGGCGGCGACCTCTCCACCCGCGAGCTGGAGTGGATGGTCGAGCACGAGATGGTGACGCGCCTGGAGGACGTGATCCTCCGCCGCACGAGCATCGCCTTCATCGGAAACGCGGATGCCGACGTGCTCGACGAGATCGCCGATGCGCTGGTGCCTCTCCTCGGGTGGGACCGTGCGCGGCACGACGCCGAGCTCGAGCAGACCCGCGTGCTGCTGAACGAACGACATGGTCTTCACATCTCGTCCCGCGCCCGCGGCTGA
- the trmD gene encoding tRNA (guanosine(37)-N1)-methyltransferase TrmD has translation MRIDVLSIFPSYFDGLTLSLLGKARDAGILDLHVRDLRDWTSDRHRTVDDTPYGGGAGMVMKPEPWGLALDELAAAPSASADASRPTIIFPSPAGEVFTQATARELSSRQHLIFGCGRYEGIDERVFEYAADLGEVRLISLGDYVLNGGEVATMAMIEAIGRLIPGVVGNPESLVEESHEDGLLEYPSYTKPSSWRDRAVPDVLLSGNHAVIASWRRDQQLERTRRRRPDLLPEEDRSES, from the coding sequence GTGCGCATCGACGTCCTCTCGATCTTCCCGTCGTACTTCGACGGGCTGACGCTCTCGCTCCTCGGCAAGGCCAGGGACGCCGGCATCCTCGACCTGCACGTCCGGGATCTGCGCGACTGGACCTCCGACCGTCACCGCACGGTCGACGACACGCCTTACGGCGGTGGTGCCGGCATGGTCATGAAGCCGGAGCCCTGGGGTCTCGCGCTCGACGAGCTGGCGGCGGCGCCTTCCGCGTCCGCCGATGCCTCGCGCCCGACCATCATCTTCCCCTCGCCCGCGGGCGAGGTCTTCACCCAGGCGACCGCACGCGAGCTGTCCTCGCGTCAGCACCTGATCTTCGGCTGCGGTCGTTACGAGGGCATCGACGAGCGCGTCTTCGAGTACGCCGCCGACCTCGGTGAGGTGCGACTGATCAGCCTCGGAGACTACGTGCTCAACGGTGGCGAGGTCGCCACGATGGCGATGATCGAGGCCATCGGACGCCTCATCCCCGGGGTCGTCGGCAACCCCGAGAGCCTCGTCGAGGAGAGCCACGAGGACGGTCTTCTCGAGTACCCCTCGTACACGAAGCCCTCGAGCTGGCGGGACCGCGCCGTGCCCGACGTGCTCCTCAGCGGCAACCATGCGGTCATCGCCTCCTGGCGTCGCGATCAGCAGCTCGAGCGCACGCGCCGCCGGCGACCGGATCTGCTGCCTGAGGAGGATCGCTCCGAGTCCTGA
- the map gene encoding type I methionyl aminopeptidase has product MIELRTPAEIDEMRAAGRFVAETLATLRDETKVGTNLLSIDRRAHDMIRMAGAESCYIDYHPSFGASPFGKVICTSVNDAVLHGLPHDYTLRDGDLVTLDFAVSVDGWVADSAVSFIVGTPREEDLRLIDTTERALDAAIATSVVGNRIGDISAAVAEVAHGEGYSINTDFGGHGVGRTMHGDPHVANDGRAGRGFPLRSGLVLALEPWFLATTDELVTDPDGWTLRSVDGSRGAHSEHTIAITENGPIILTDRSFLGVD; this is encoded by the coding sequence ATGATCGAACTGCGCACCCCTGCCGAGATCGATGAGATGCGCGCCGCCGGACGCTTCGTGGCCGAGACCCTGGCGACCCTGCGTGACGAGACGAAGGTGGGGACCAACCTGCTCTCGATCGACCGCCGCGCGCACGACATGATCCGCATGGCCGGGGCGGAGTCCTGCTACATCGACTATCACCCGTCCTTCGGGGCGAGCCCCTTCGGCAAGGTCATCTGCACATCGGTCAACGACGCCGTCCTGCATGGTCTCCCCCACGACTACACCCTGCGCGACGGCGATCTCGTGACCCTCGACTTCGCCGTCTCCGTCGACGGCTGGGTCGCGGACTCGGCCGTCTCGTTCATCGTCGGAACGCCGCGCGAAGAGGACCTCCGTCTCATCGACACGACCGAGCGGGCACTCGATGCCGCGATCGCCACCTCGGTCGTGGGCAACCGCATCGGAGACATCTCGGCCGCCGTCGCCGAGGTCGCTCACGGCGAGGGCTACTCGATCAACACGGACTTCGGCGGCCACGGCGTCGGCCGCACGATGCACGGGGATCCGCACGTCGCGAACGACGGTCGCGCCGGCCGCGGCTTCCCTCTCCGCTCGGGCCTCGTCCTGGCTCTCGAGCCCTGGTTCCTCGCGACGACCGATGAGCTGGTGACGGATCCGGACGGCTGGACGCTGCGCAGCGTCGACGGCTCACGCGGCGCGCACTCCGAGCACACCATCGCGATCACCGAGAACGGTCCGATCATCCTGACCGATCGTTCCTTCCTCGGCGTCGACTGA
- a CDS encoding glutamate--cysteine ligase: protein MKLEFAPSARSTVGIEWEIMLADPVSGDLVGRAPELLDALEAESADERHTVTGELLTNTIEVTSGIGDSVAHAVDDIANAIAAVRSATDPAGIELLSAGSHPFAQWYDQEVTDKTRYHTLIERTQWWGRNMMIWGIHVHIGVEDHRKVFPIINALSGYLPHLQALAASSPFWAGERTGYASNRALVFQQLPTAGLPWPLHDWSQYESYLDDMVRTGVMADATEVRWDIRPAPRWGTIEVRACDGMSTLPELASVAALVQVLVEDFSRQLDEGRTLPEMPAWFHRENKWRAARYGMDARVIVDAAGRQRPVREHLSEILEELAPVAVELGCVREFGSIATTLEDGASYERQLTIANATAGDLGAVVQHLIREFRSGPESSIEER from the coding sequence GTGAAGCTCGAGTTCGCCCCCTCCGCCCGATCCACCGTCGGCATCGAATGGGAGATCATGCTCGCGGATCCCGTGAGCGGTGACCTCGTCGGACGCGCTCCCGAACTGCTGGATGCCCTGGAGGCGGAGAGCGCCGACGAGCGGCACACGGTCACCGGCGAGCTGCTCACGAACACCATCGAGGTCACCAGCGGCATCGGCGACTCCGTCGCGCACGCGGTGGACGACATCGCCAACGCGATCGCCGCGGTCCGCTCGGCCACCGACCCCGCGGGGATCGAGCTCCTGTCGGCCGGAAGCCACCCCTTCGCGCAGTGGTACGACCAAGAGGTGACCGATAAGACGCGGTACCACACCCTGATCGAGCGCACCCAGTGGTGGGGGCGCAACATGATGATCTGGGGCATCCACGTGCACATCGGGGTCGAGGACCACCGCAAGGTCTTCCCCATCATCAATGCGCTCTCGGGCTATCTCCCTCATCTGCAGGCCCTGGCGGCCTCGAGCCCGTTCTGGGCGGGCGAGCGCACCGGCTACGCGTCCAACCGTGCACTCGTGTTCCAGCAGCTGCCGACAGCCGGACTCCCCTGGCCGCTGCACGACTGGTCGCAGTACGAGTCGTATCTCGACGACATGGTCCGCACCGGCGTCATGGCCGATGCCACGGAGGTGCGCTGGGACATCCGGCCCGCCCCGCGCTGGGGAACCATCGAGGTGCGCGCCTGCGACGGCATGTCCACGCTGCCCGAGCTCGCCTCGGTCGCCGCCCTCGTGCAGGTGCTGGTCGAGGACTTCTCCCGGCAGCTCGACGAGGGGCGCACGCTTCCGGAGATGCCGGCCTGGTTCCATCGGGAGAACAAGTGGCGAGCCGCCCGGTACGGCATGGATGCTCGCGTGATCGTCGACGCGGCGGGAAGACAGCGTCCGGTCCGCGAGCACCTCTCGGAGATTCTCGAGGAGCTCGCGCCGGTGGCGGTGGAGCTCGGGTGCGTGCGCGAGTTCGGCAGCATCGCGACCACTCTGGAAGACGGCGCGAGTTACGAGCGCCAGCTCACGATCGCGAATGCGACGGCCGGAGACCTCGGCGCCGTGGTGCAGCACCTGATCCGAGAGTTCCGATCGGGACCCGAGTCGTCGATCGAGGAGCGATAG
- the rpsP gene encoding 30S ribosomal protein S16, with product MAVKIRLKRLGKIRAPYYRIVVADSKTKRDGRVIEEIGKYHPTEEPSFIEVDSDRAQYWLSVGAQPTEQVAAILKLTGDWGKFKGDKDAKSTVKVKEPKAPFEIDGSKKSVVKPKVEKKAEAPAEEAPAAPAADAEAAEAPAADAE from the coding sequence GTGGCTGTAAAGATTCGTCTCAAGCGCCTGGGCAAGATCCGCGCTCCGTACTACCGCATCGTCGTCGCCGACTCGAAGACCAAGCGCGACGGTCGCGTGATCGAGGAGATCGGCAAGTACCACCCCACCGAGGAGCCCTCCTTCATCGAAGTCGACTCCGACCGCGCGCAGTACTGGCTCTCCGTCGGCGCGCAGCCGACCGAGCAGGTCGCCGCCATCCTCAAGCTCACGGGCGACTGGGGCAAGTTCAAGGGTGACAAGGACGCGAAGTCGACCGTCAAGGTCAAGGAGCCCAAGGCTCCCTTCGAGATCGACGGCTCCAAGAAGTCGGTCGTCAAGCCCAAGGTCGAGAAGAAGGCAGAGGCTCCCGCTGAGGAGGCTCCCGCCGCTCCCGCCGCCGACGCGGAGGCCGCTGAGGCTCCCGCCGCCGACGCAGAGTAA